A section of the Thermotoga caldifontis AZM44c09 genome encodes:
- a CDS encoding nucleotidyltransferase domain-containing protein, producing the protein MTVWGGGWWKYCRNSKKNFEKLGEVKVVLFDPCARDDAREESDIDAFVILDRDSSGCERLFEEGVG; encoded by the coding sequence GTGACCGTCTGGGGTGGGGGATGGTGGAAATACTGTCGGAACTCAAAAAAGAATTTCGAAAAGCTTGGTGAGGTAAAGGTCGTTCTGTTCGATCCTTGTGCGAGGGACGATGCAAGAGAAGAGTCGGATATCGATGCTTTTGTGATACTGGACAGAGATAGTTCTGGATGCGAGCGCTTATTCGAGGAAGGAGTGGGATAG
- a CDS encoding GmrSD restriction endonuclease domain-containing protein, whose amino-acid sequence MNGLLFKKVDYSVGGLLENIDSGEIGLPDIQRPFVWDTTRVRDLFDSMYRGYPIGTLLFWENGFPGEHRTIGTGTKQRIPRLLVVDGQQRLTALYAVMKGVRIVDKNFDQKRLRIAFNPLEEKFEVTNTSIERDLNWIADISILWQEGFRLYDFIFDFMKRLEERRGLTEEERQRIPRSIQKLVNLVNYPMTALEISASATEEQVSEIFVRINSRGRTLNQADFILTLMSVFWDEGRKELEEFCRQAKNPPSDNRPSPYNPYFKPQPDQLLRVDVAMAFRRARLEHVYSILRGKDLQTGEFSPERRDEQFDRLEEAQNEVLNLQNWHDFLKVVKRAGYIHPNLITSEMALVYAYSLWLIGKQDFGLDQHTLRDLMARWFFMSSLTSRYSSSAETRMEQDLALIRGCSSSEEFVRTLEQEISAVLTNDYWNVTLPNELATASARSPGQFAFFAALCLLDAPVLYSSMKVRDLLDPTSQPHRLAVERHHPFPRKYLEKLGIKDKHDINQVANFALVEWRDNVDIGDRPPSDYAPEYERRFPPERLKEMYWYHALPEAWYNMGYGTFLEERRRRMAEIIRKGFESLKLELAV is encoded by the coding sequence GTGAACGGTCTTTTGTTTAAGAAGGTAGATTACAGTGTAGGTGGACTGCTGGAGAATATCGATAGCGGTGAGATAGGTCTTCCTGATATTCAACGGCCCTTTGTTTGGGATACAACCCGTGTACGTGATCTGTTCGATTCTATGTACCGTGGCTATCCCATCGGAACGCTTCTTTTCTGGGAGAACGGTTTCCCTGGTGAACACCGCACTATTGGAACAGGCACCAAGCAGAGAATACCTCGTCTGCTCGTTGTGGACGGTCAACAGCGACTCACTGCCCTCTACGCTGTGATGAAGGGTGTGCGAATTGTGGATAAGAATTTTGATCAAAAACGTTTGAGAATAGCTTTTAACCCTCTGGAGGAAAAATTTGAGGTCACCAACACGTCGATAGAACGAGATCTCAACTGGATAGCTGATATCAGCATCCTGTGGCAGGAAGGCTTCAGGCTATACGACTTCATCTTTGATTTCATGAAAAGATTGGAGGAACGCCGTGGTCTAACTGAGGAAGAACGGCAGCGTATTCCTCGATCCATTCAAAAGCTGGTCAACCTCGTCAATTATCCAATGACCGCTCTGGAAATTTCCGCCAGTGCTACAGAAGAACAGGTTTCTGAAATCTTCGTTCGCATAAACAGCAGAGGTCGTACACTCAATCAGGCCGATTTCATCCTGACGTTGATGTCCGTTTTCTGGGACGAAGGCCGTAAAGAGCTGGAAGAGTTCTGCCGGCAGGCTAAGAATCCACCCTCGGATAACCGTCCTTCACCCTATAATCCATACTTCAAACCTCAGCCAGATCAGCTACTGAGAGTCGATGTGGCAATGGCTTTTCGTCGTGCCCGATTGGAACATGTGTATTCCATTCTGCGGGGCAAAGATCTTCAGACCGGTGAATTCTCTCCTGAACGTCGTGATGAACAGTTTGATCGCTTGGAAGAAGCACAGAATGAAGTTCTCAACCTGCAAAACTGGCACGACTTTTTGAAAGTTGTAAAACGCGCCGGATATATCCATCCCAATCTTATTACCTCTGAAATGGCGTTAGTTTACGCTTACTCCCTCTGGCTCATCGGCAAACAGGACTTTGGTCTGGACCAGCACACCCTTCGCGATTTGATGGCGCGATGGTTCTTCATGAGTTCGCTCACCAGCCGCTATTCCTCTTCTGCTGAAACTCGTATGGAACAGGATCTCGCATTGATACGAGGCTGTTCCAGTTCAGAAGAGTTCGTTCGGACACTGGAACAGGAAATATCGGCGGTCCTAACAAACGATTACTGGAACGTCACGCTCCCCAACGAACTGGCCACAGCTTCCGCTCGCAGCCCGGGTCAATTCGCCTTTTTTGCAGCTCTCTGTTTGCTCGATGCTCCGGTGCTTTATTCATCCATGAAAGTTCGTGACCTGCTCGATCCCACATCACAACCGCACAGATTAGCTGTGGAAAGACACCATCCCTTTCCACGCAAATACCTTGAAAAACTGGGCATCAAAGATAAACACGACATAAACCAGGTTGCCAATTTCGCACTGGTAGAATGGCGCGACAACGTTGATATAGGAGATCGCCCTCCCTCAGATTACGCACCCGAGTATGAACGTCGTTTTCCACCCGAGAGACTCAAAGAAATGTACTGGTACCATGCCCTGCCCGAAGCCTGGTACAACATGGGTTACGGGACATTTTTGGAAGAGCGCCGACGCCGAATGGCAGAAATCATTCGAAAAGGATTCGAGAGTTTGAAGTTAGAATTGGCAGTGTGA
- a CDS encoding zinc ribbon domain-containing protein produces the protein MEDDRIVPIFQERWKLCGKKLHYSVQPEKIDPNYTSQTCSVCGHVSKDNRPDHARL, from the coding sequence TTGGAGGATGACAGAATCGTACCGATCTTCCAAGAACGGTGGAAGCTTTGTGGAAAAAAGCTCCACTACAGCGTCCAACCTGAGAAAATCGACCCCAACTACACCTCTCAAACCTGCTCTGTGTGCGGTCACGTCTCAAAAGACAACAGACCAGACCATGCACGGCTTTAA
- a CDS encoding FtsX-like permease family protein, with the protein MTESIFKIAFRNFRMHIKTALVLIVGIGVPAMLIVGGLSINDTIANWITSSFSKNFDPADAFVENRRNNIFMKMALDEQVVSSLKDFPAVEKILPVSETLGRIEFGEKALDCLIIALRPEDLQSFLGERIELSERRVIVSKTIADFLNLSRNSEIILNIGAGEERFVVGGIGEEGFLNFRGENLHYAGTVFVHLDDLSKFVNFPTRVYLNLHGEIKEHQLIVDELRRSLNVRAVAMKANLLNSPATKALGYLTIAFSGFSILASFVLVYLFAQSFVEERTTVMATLRILGMKTHHVAATLLIEGLAYLIVSGIFGGALGIFLARYLLNRFLATTSVFSAGFGPVFNDVKLHVSPLTVFLGVSAGLIVPVLIFARRILQITRRSPVQMLSAFQSEPRSFTFGKFRRIVGAGMCVFGIVLAITLKSFWLFGLLSIFVGTFLIFFHPAVSLVLGIVAIVLVSYSAPGEAVSGWEILQRGAVFFVGSWLIFIYAIVLMRKFLSKSLVKTSVSSFIALSYVERNLRNSFIIASMFSLIVFVMTIVVTVPHNVQNFVQDRLKNGLFGYDFMVVRNPLKLIFSRSEIEVAEGLTSHSRVYIAEFENDLIAFVDENFLKSALVPFETNEEWRERLLEPGKAIVGFSQKGEASNLVGKTVTRRVKSPFRIGGTRVMDFEIVDAFDMRKAMVPVKYVASINSMPKEVRVIPVLLAKIEPQKVAEVKKFYSKLFDFPIYINEELNRLFTGMNMLIQTAIALLYFGLISGFSGIAFHSLRSVIVRKRLIGTLRAVGMSSRSVSAAFILENIVIASLGIVVGCFAGYLESRDVSKLIFTLFGSGEFSFPLSNFLILLAAVYAVVVVVVSLPIVLTKKSPAEALRAPD; encoded by the coding sequence GTGACGGAATCGATCTTCAAGATAGCCTTTCGAAACTTCAGGATGCACATCAAAACTGCGCTGGTGCTCATCGTCGGGATCGGCGTTCCTGCGATGCTCATAGTCGGTGGTCTTTCCATAAACGATACGATCGCAAACTGGATCACTTCGAGCTTCTCGAAAAACTTCGATCCCGCCGATGCCTTCGTCGAGAACAGAAGGAACAACATCTTCATGAAGATGGCCCTGGACGAACAGGTTGTTTCTTCCCTGAAAGATTTCCCTGCCGTTGAGAAGATCCTTCCCGTTTCAGAAACGCTCGGCAGGATCGAGTTCGGTGAGAAAGCTTTGGATTGTCTGATCATCGCACTCAGGCCCGAAGATCTTCAAAGCTTTCTGGGAGAGAGGATCGAACTTTCTGAAAGAAGGGTCATCGTTTCGAAAACGATCGCAGACTTTCTGAACCTCTCCAGGAACAGCGAGATCATCCTCAACATCGGTGCGGGTGAGGAACGATTCGTTGTTGGAGGGATCGGTGAGGAGGGCTTTTTGAACTTTCGCGGTGAGAACCTTCACTACGCTGGAACCGTCTTCGTTCACTTAGACGATCTTTCCAAATTTGTGAATTTTCCTACGAGGGTGTATTTGAATCTGCACGGTGAAATAAAGGAACACCAGCTGATAGTCGACGAACTGAGAAGAAGTTTGAACGTGAGAGCCGTCGCAATGAAAGCCAACTTGCTGAATTCACCGGCCACGAAGGCTCTGGGTTATCTGACGATCGCCTTCAGCGGTTTTTCCATTCTGGCGTCCTTCGTTTTGGTCTATCTTTTCGCTCAGAGTTTCGTCGAAGAAAGGACCACGGTCATGGCGACTTTGAGAATACTGGGGATGAAGACGCACCACGTAGCCGCAACCCTTTTGATAGAAGGTCTGGCTTACCTCATCGTGTCTGGAATCTTCGGTGGAGCGCTGGGCATCTTCCTGGCGAGGTACTTGCTGAACAGATTTCTGGCAACGACCAGCGTTTTCAGTGCCGGCTTTGGACCCGTCTTCAACGATGTTAAGCTCCACGTTTCTCCACTCACGGTGTTTCTCGGTGTTTCGGCCGGCCTGATCGTTCCGGTTTTGATATTCGCAAGAAGGATCCTTCAGATAACGCGAAGATCTCCCGTACAGATGCTCTCAGCTTTTCAATCAGAACCGCGCAGCTTCACGTTTGGAAAGTTCAGAAGAATCGTCGGTGCGGGAATGTGTGTTTTCGGCATCGTTCTGGCCATCACATTGAAAAGCTTCTGGCTGTTCGGTCTGCTCTCCATCTTCGTTGGAACGTTCCTGATTTTCTTCCATCCGGCGGTGAGCTTGGTGCTTGGAATCGTCGCGATCGTTTTGGTGAGTTATTCGGCTCCGGGTGAAGCTGTCAGCGGATGGGAGATTCTTCAGAGGGGAGCGGTTTTCTTCGTCGGAAGCTGGTTGATCTTCATATACGCGATCGTGTTGATGAGGAAGTTTTTATCCAAATCGCTCGTGAAAACATCTGTTTCAAGCTTCATAGCGCTCTCGTACGTTGAGAGGAACTTGAGAAATTCTTTCATCATAGCCTCGATGTTCAGTTTGATCGTCTTCGTCATGACCATAGTCGTGACGGTCCCGCACAACGTTCAGAACTTCGTTCAGGACCGGTTGAAGAACGGCCTTTTCGGCTACGACTTCATGGTGGTTCGAAACCCGTTGAAACTGATCTTTTCAAGAAGCGAAATCGAAGTTGCGGAGGGCCTGACGAGCCATTCGAGGGTCTACATCGCGGAATTCGAAAACGATCTGATAGCCTTCGTCGATGAAAATTTTTTGAAGAGCGCACTGGTGCCGTTCGAAACGAACGAAGAGTGGCGTGAAAGATTGCTCGAACCTGGCAAGGCGATCGTTGGCTTTTCCCAAAAGGGAGAAGCCTCTAACTTGGTCGGTAAGACGGTCACAAGGAGGGTTAAATCTCCTTTCAGAATAGGCGGAACGAGAGTGATGGATTTTGAGATCGTCGATGCCTTCGACATGCGGAAGGCGATGGTGCCGGTCAAGTACGTTGCGTCGATCAACAGTATGCCGAAGGAAGTTCGTGTCATACCCGTGTTGCTCGCCAAGATCGAGCCTCAGAAAGTCGCCGAGGTGAAGAAATTTTACAGCAAGCTCTTCGACTTTCCGATCTACATAAACGAAGAGCTCAACAGGCTCTTCACCGGAATGAACATGCTCATTCAAACCGCGATCGCGCTGCTCTACTTCGGATTGATAAGCGGTTTCAGCGGGATCGCTTTCCATTCGCTCAGGAGCGTCATCGTCAGAAAGCGTTTGATCGGCACCCTCAGGGCCGTCGGGATGTCCAGCAGGAGCGTTTCTGCAGCTTTCATCCTCGAAAACATCGTCATAGCGTCTCTCGGGATCGTGGTTGGATGCTTTGCAGGTTATTTGGAATCGAGGGATGTTTCAAAATTGATCTTCACCCTGTTCGGTTCTGGAGAATTTTCGTTCCCGCTTTCGAACTTTTTGATTCTGCTTGCAGCCGTCTACGCCGTCGTGGTCGTTGTGGTGTCGCTTCCGATCGTTTTGACGAAGAAGAGCCCGGCCGAGGCTTTGAGGGCACCAGACTGA